From the Streptococcus hyointestinalis genome, the window ATTACTGTTATTAACCCTGATAAAGTGACGGGGCAAGCTTTTTTTAAGGACCTTGTCAACTACTTGTACACGCATGAGGATGTGACCCTTCGTCAGATAAAAAGAGCGTTTTTAGATGTCAAGCATATCGACAAAGCGATTGAAACCTATGTGCAGGCTGGCTACATCACACGTGCTAATAAACGCTATGCACTTGCTTTTTCGCCACTGGAGACGGCTGAGCTGCCACAGCTAGATGAGATGGTTTTTATTGAGACGACATCAAAGATTGCTTCTGACTTGCAAGAGCGAGCTTGGACCACTAAATTGTCCAATCAGACCAACGATCTTGTCCTCCTTGAGCAGACGGACTTTTACCGAGATAGCTTGACACTGTCCAATTTCTTTTACAAGCTGGCACATGGCTATGCTTTGTCTGAGCAGCAAGAAGCACTCTATGCTCTTCTCGGTGATGTCAATCCCGAGTACGCCCTCAAATACATGACCACTTTTCTCTTAAAGTTTGCCCGTAAAGAGCTGGTCAAGCAAAAGCGTCCTGATATTTTTGTGCAGGCGCTCGTTCTACTTGGCTACATCAAACAGGTGGACGATGTGACCTATCAGTCCTGTGTCGCTATTGACAAGGATAGCTTAGAAGTGGTAACTTATAGCTAAAAATAGCTGGGACACAAGTCCTAGCTATTTTTCCTTTGTTTTTGACATGAGCCATAAAAAGTAAGGGGCGCCAATACAAGAGACGATAAGTCCCGTCGGAATGCCAGAGCCAACCAAAAGTACACGTCCGATAGTGTCTGCAATCAAAAGAAGTATCATGCCAGTCATCATACCAAAAGGCAGGATGATACGGTGGTCACCGCCCATAAAGCGCCGTGTGATATGCCCAGCCACCAAGCCGACAAAAGTGATATTGCCAATCATCACCACGCTAAGCGCAGCAAGGGCTGTAGATAGGATGATGGTTATCAAGCGCTCACGCTTGAGGTCAAGCCCTAGAGCGAGAGCCGTCTGTTCATTGAGCGCCATGATGTTGAGGTAGCGACTGCGGCTATAAGTGATGAGCCATAGCAGGACAAATACAGGTGCAAAGAGAGCGATATTTTCCCAAGTAGCTCCACTCAC encodes:
- a CDS encoding DUF1803 domain-containing protein, whose translation is MITVINPDKVTGQAFFKDLVNYLYTHEDVTLRQIKRAFLDVKHIDKAIETYVQAGYITRANKRYALAFSPLETAELPQLDEMVFIETTSKIASDLQERAWTTKLSNQTNDLVLLEQTDFYRDSLTLSNFFYKLAHGYALSEQQEALYALLGDVNPEYALKYMTTFLLKFARKELVKQKRPDIFVQALVLLGYIKQVDDVTYQSCVAIDKDSLEVVTYS